In a single window of the Magnolia sinica isolate HGM2019 chromosome 7, MsV1, whole genome shotgun sequence genome:
- the LOC131251141 gene encoding putative disease resistance protein RGA4: protein MADGLVSLVVESLGSMAFQELRSLVGVEEDLKKLSRNFDYLQAVLTDAEKRQVKDESVKRWLGDLKDVAYDIDDVLEEWKVVNDGCDDGTSSQGKKVSFPCFSRPRFHVETSNRIKAISARLDEIKERKNSFSFSEVREEGGVVKLDMRETSSFIDENEIFGRDRVKEWIVSQLVEGSSDEVGLAVISIIGMAGIGKTAVAQLVFNDVRVKRHFDKMIWVSFPGDFNVMRIYFEIINTGRRKRPRSSSLEYLTSNVSSMLYGKRFLLVLDGVRNSDDAQWRSLMILFRRAKKESRILVTTRNENVTKFFSSALMYELQPLSENDCWSLFSHRAFSGGRSGDEHVKLEALGREIVNKCQGIPLLLDAIGSALRRKRDVQDWQSVLDEATGDSLGTDKIASVVLESFHDLPKHLKQCFAFCSIFPKDHLIEKDKLIKLWMAQGFIPQTGRGDMERLGCSYFDDLVRRSLFQYLETDEEGDPKYCMIHDMIHDLCQSIMTECLIIKDEMPKSQLAKARHASWICNQDVESIPSFIYEAENLRTLIPIGWPKIPSFYHFNSLKCLRALDLSGSTIEELPNSLWNLKLLRYLDLSATYIRKLPEFVSGLCLLQTLKLNHCCKLATLPGGIVKLINLRHLETEGTFLVCLPEGMGRLTSLQTLIRFITGYERGWKITELKDLNLLQGKLEITCLNRVASRDEANEAKLEKKQNIQTLKLSSEVGICHETHTEKEVEQVEGVFEALRPHTNLRDLTMSEYIGRQFPSWMEDYSLYFNLTKMQLSYCKCRQMPALGKLPSLKWLKIEAMLEVKQVGSEFFGNSHDGVTGTFPKLEILIFQSMIIWEEWELNVGAGSFPSLFQLCILECMKLKALPELQHLISLQELKIECCPILSRRCQKEVGEDWNKIAHIPDITIDWRKIQREEIFGSARLQGR from the exons ATGGCAGATGGACTGGTTTCTTTGGTCGTGGAGAGTTTGGGTTCCATGGCCTTTCAAGAGCTGAGGTCGTTAGTGGGTGTTGAGGAAGATCTTAAAAAGCTCTCTCGTAACTTCGATTATCTTCAAGCAGTGCTCACCGACGCAGAGAAGCGGCAAGTGAAGGATGAATCGGTAAAAAGATGGTTAGGAGATCTCAAAGATGTGGCATATGACATTGACGACGTTTTAGAGGAGTGGAAGGTGGTGAACGACGGTTGCGATGACGGCACCAGCTCCCAAGGTAAGAAAGTATCTTTTCCCTGTTTTTCCAGACCCCGCTTTCATGTTGAGACCAGTAATCGGATAAAAGCGATTAGTGCAAGATTAGACGAGATCAAAGAACGCAAGAATAGTTTCTCTTTCAGTGAAGTCAGGGAAGAAGGTGGAGTGGTCAAGTTGGATATGAGGGAAACGAGTTCATTCATAGATGAAAATGAGATTTTTGGTAGGGATCGAGTTAAGGAGTGGATTGTCAGCCAGTTGGTAGAGGGCAGCAGTGATGAGGTGGGCCTCGCAGTCATTTCTATCATTGGTATGGCAGGAATTGGAAAAACCGCTGTCGCTCAATTAGTCTTCAATGATGTTAGGGTTAAGAGGCACTTCGATAAAATGATTTGGGTGAGTTTTCCTGGAGATTTCAATGTGATGAGGATCTATTTTGAAATCATTAATACAGGGAGACGGAAGCGGCCACGTTCGTCATCCTTGGAATATTTGACATCAAATGTCTCTAGTATGCTATATGGTAAGCGGTTTCTGCTCGTGCTGGATGGCGTACGCAACAGTGATGATGCCCAGTGGAGAAGCCTTATGATTCTGTTCCGTAGAGCCAAGAAAGAAAGTAGAATTTTAGTTACCACTCGTAACGAGAATGTCACGAAATTCTTCTCCTCAGCCCTGATGTACGAACTGCAACCGTTGTCTGAGAATGATTGTTGGTCGTTGTTCAGCCACAGAGCTTTCTCTGGAGGAAGAAGTGGGGATGAGCATGTCAAATTAGAGGCATTGGGTAGAGAAATTGTGAACAAGTGTCAAGGAATTCCTCTCCTGTTGGACGCAATAGGAAGTGCCTTGCGCAGAAAAAGGGATGTACAGGACTGGCAGTCTGTCTTAGATGAAGCGACGGGGGATTCATTGGGTACTGACAAAATTGCATCCGTTGTTTTAGAGAGCTTCCATGATTTGCCAAAGCATTTGAAGCAATGCTTTGCTTTCTGTTCCATATTTCCAAAGGATCATTTGATAGAGAAAGACAAGCTAATCAAGTTGTGGATGGCCCAAGGTTTCATTCCCCAAACAGGAAGAGGAGACATGGAGAGGCTAGGTTGTTCGTATTTCGATGATTTAGTGAGGCGTTCCTTGTTTCAATACCTAGAGACAGATGAAGAAGGTGATCCAAAGTATTGCATGATACATGACATGATCCATGACCTCTGCCAATCTATTATGACTGAGTGTTTAATCATAAAAGACGAAATGCCGAAGAGTCAGCTTGCAAAGGCTCGCCATGCCTCATGGATTTGCAATCAGGATGTAGAATCCATTCCTTCCTTCATATACGAAGCCGAAAATTTGCGTACACTCATACCCATTGGATGGCCTAAAATTCCCAGTTTTTATCATTTTAACAGCTTAAAATGTCTGAGAGCATTGGATTTGAGTGGCAGCACAATAGAAGAGCTCCCGAATTCTTTGTGGAACTTGAAGCTTTTGCGATACCTCGACTTGTCTGCCACCTATATACGAAAGTTGCCGGAATTTGTAAGCGGCCTATGTCTTTTGCAGACCTTAAAGCTTAATCATTGCTGTAAGCTTGCAACACTCCCTGGAGGGATTGTGAAACTGATCAACTTAAGACATCTTGAAACTGAAGGAACCTTTTTGGTGTGCTTACCAGAAGGCATGGGGAGGTTAACATCCCTTCAAACATTAATTAGGTTCATAACAGGGTATGAGAGAGGATGGAAGATTACAGAATTGAAAGACCTTAACCTTCTTCAGGGGAAGCTAGAAATAACATGCTTAAACAGAGTAGCAAGTAGAGATGAAGCTAACGAGGCAAAATTGGAGAAGAAGCAGAACATCCAGACCTTGAAATTGTCATCTGAGGTAGGGATATGTCATGAAACACATACAGAAAAGGAGGTGGAGCAGGTGGAGGGTGTGTTTGAAGCCCTTCGACCCCATACAAACCTAAGAGATCTTACCATGTCAGAATACATTGGTCGCCAATTCCCAAGTTGGATGGAAGATTATTCATTGTATTTCAATCTTACCAAGATGCAGTTATCATATTGCAAATGCAGACAGATGCCAGCGCTTGGGAAACTGCCGTCCCTTAAATGGCTTAAGATAGAGGccatgcttgaagttaaacaggTGGGCAGCGAGTTTTTTGGGAACAGCCATGATGGGGTCACTGGAACATTCCCCAAATTAGAGATTCTTATCTTCCAAAGTATGATTATTTGGGAGGAGTGGGAGTTGAATGTGGGAGCTGGATCATTCCCGTCTCTCTTTCAACTATGCATATTGGAATGCATGAAGTTAAAGGCACTGCCAGAACTGCAACACCTCATTTCGCTTCAGGAACTCAAAATCGAATGTTGTCCAATCCTAAGCCGTCGATGCCAGAAGGAGGTGGGAGAAGATTGGAACAAGATAGCCCACATCCCCGACATCACCATTGATTGGAGGAAAATCCAACGAGAGGAAATCTTTGGAAGTGCAAGATTGCAAg GCAGATGA